The following is a genomic window from Parabacteroides sp. FAFU027.
GATGGAGATGCCCGCTTTGAAGATACCGTTACCGAGCGACAAAGCCATCAGCGTGTTGTATCCGCCATAGCTCCAGCCCCAGATGGCGAGGCGGTTTTTATCGACATACGACTGGGTGGAAAGATATTTCGCCGCTTCTATCTGGTCTTCCGCTTCCATCAGGCCGAGATGCTTGTAAGTCTGGTTGCGGAAAGCCGTTCCCCTGCCCCCTGTACCGCGACCATCCACACACACCACGAGATAACCGCTTTGCGCCAGGTGCTGCGTCCAGTCATAGGTCCATGTATCTTTCACGTTTTGCGAACCGGGTCCGCTGTATTGCACCATCACCACGGGATAACGTTTTTGCGCATCGAAGCTGGCCGGTTTAATCATCCAGCCATTGAGCGAAACCTCTTTGCCGGTCTTGAAAGTAAAGAACTCTTTCGGCAACAGGTTGGTTGCATTGAGCTTCGCTTTCAGCGCGGTATTGTTTTCTATCGTAACCAACATCTTGCCCGAAGCATCGTTAATCGTAGTAACGGTCGGGGTCTGTGTATTGGAATAGGCATTTACAAAATAACGAAAGTCACTGCTAAAGGTTGCCGTATTGCTTCCCTCACCGGCTGTGAGACGAGTTTTGCGACCTTTGGCATCCATCGCATAAACGGCAGTGCGCAACGGGCTTCCCTCATTGGATTGGTAATAGTAAGTACCGTTGGCGCTGTTGTAACCGAGGAAATCAGTGACTTCCCACGCACCTTTCGTGATTTGTTTGCGAAACACTCCGGTCGGCGAATAGTCATACAGGTGACGGTAGCCATCCTTTTCGCTCGCATAGACGATGCGGTCGGCGAGGAAAGCCGTTTTGTCAAAGTTCTCAATATCCACATATTTATCATTCTCTTCCCGTATCAGGATTTTGGTCAGTCCCGATCCGGGATTGGCCGCGTAAATAGTCAGCTTGTTTTGCTGGCGATTCAGGGTAAACACCGCCAATTGTCCGTCGTAAGGCATAAAACGGATGCGGGGGATGTATTCAATCTCCTCGTCTTTCAGCACCATCGTTTTGATAACCTTGCTCATCAGATTAAAAGTCTGCACTGAAACTTTGGGATTGGGTTGTCCCGCCTTCGGATATTTCACCGATTCAAAGCCCGGGTAAGTGGCATACTCGTCATGCGACGGAGCCATACCCTTATATATAGGAAAAGTGTATTCCGGCACCTGCGTTTTATCAAAACGAAGGAAAGCGAGGGTGCTATTATCCGGAGAAAAGGCAAAAGTGCGGTTAAACTCGAACTCTTCCTCATACAACCAGTCGGGAATTCCGTAAAGAATCTTTCCGGCTTCCCCGTCTTTGGTGATTTGTGATTCGGTGCCATAATCCAGTTTTTCCAGAAAGAGATTATTATCACGCACGAATGCCACCAAACGGCCATTGGGCGAGAACATCGCCATCTGCTGCTTGCCGCCTTTTGACAACGGCGACACCAGATTGCGTTTCACTTCATACACATAGTAGTTGGCCTTGTACGAACGGCGATAAATCTGCTCCTTGTCACAACATACCAGCACCTTGGATTCATCCTGCGAAATCTCATAATCGACAAACTTCTTAAAGTTGCACTCACGGGCGGTTCTCACCGAAAAGAGGGTATCCACAACCTTCCCGGTCTTGTAGGCATAGCGCAGAATGGCGGTGCTGTCACTGTTCATTTGGGTAAAATGCTCCCCATCGGCCATCGAACGGATCGGATTTACCTTTTTACAATCAAAAGCTCCGTTTACAATCGCTTTGAGTCGCTCCGGAGTGTGTTTTTGCGCAAATCCGGTAATGGATAAGCAGGCAAATGCTACCGCAATCAGTTTTTTCATTGAATTGAGTATTATGTAATCAAAAAAAGAAATATCATGTAATCTTGCCTCAAAAGGCTGAATTATCTGGTTCTTGGTGGACATATCGTGCAATCTTCATCTGTCCGACCCCCCAACCCCCAAAATGGGGGCTATGACGCAGTTCTGTGCATGAATATTAGCACATTTAATCTGCTTTTCCATCTGATACTCGTGGTGTTTGCACCAGCTCCTCCCCATTTAGGGGAGGTTGGGAGGGGTCAATCGAGAATTTATACCCCTGTTTTCATAGGACGCACGCTATAGGTAACTATCAATATTCCTATATCAAGTTGCAAAAATAGCAATTAATACCCTGACCTTGGGCCTCCGGATTTGGCTTTGCACTATTTAACCCTGCACTCTGCTAAAAAACAGCTACTTTTGCAGCGTCATTTCCGTACATTTTACATATCAAATCAAAAACACAAACAGCTTGAAATGACAAACTTAGTTATGCTTAAACAGAAACGTTATAAAGAATTCACCGACTTCCTCCAACTCTATTTTCCTTACAAAGTACAAAAGATTTCCGTGAATGCAGGCTTCACCTGCCCCAACCGTGACGGGGTAAAAGGCCGTGGAGGATGCACCTATTGCAACAATCATACCTTCAGCCCCGAATACACTCACAAACCGGAAAGTGTCACCCAACAGCTGGAAGGTGGTGTGGAGTTTTTCTCAAAGAAATATCCGGAGATGCACTATCTCGCCTATTTCCAGTCTTATACCAATACATATAGCGACGTGGACAACTTGCGTGCGTTGTATGAAGAGGCTTTGAGTGTAAATAAGGTGGTAGGTTTGGTGATTAGCACCCGTCCCGACTGCGTGAGCGATGCCATCCTGGACTTGTTGGAAGAGTTGTCGAAGAAGACATTCATCCTGCTTGAATTTGGCCTCGAAAGTACAAAAGACGAGACTTTGGAATACATCAACCGTTGCCATACTTATGCTGAGTCGGTTGATGCGATTAAACGGGCTGCTGCACGCGGCCTAAATGTCGGTGCGCATCTTATTCTGGGACTTCCTGGCGAAAGCCGTGAAGATATACTGAACCACGCGACCGAAATATCCAAACTCCCGCTTCGCACGGTCAAGATGCACCAACTGCAACTGAACCGCCATACCAAAATGGTGAAGCAATACGAGGAACAACCGGAGCAGTTTCATTTCTTTACCATCGACGAGTACATCGACCTCTGCATCGACTTCACCGAACGGATTAATCCCGAGTTCTTCATGGAGCGTTTCGTATCGCAATCCCCGAAGGAACTATTGATAAAACCGGATTGGGGAACCAAAAATGCGGTATTCATCCATAAACTGAATAAACGGATGGAAGAGCGGGAGGCCTGGCAAGGAAGACTGTATTAAGAAGAGCCCCACCCTAACCCTCCCCGATAGGGAGGGGAAAAGATACAACAATCCATCACTCTCTTTATACAGATGGTAACTGATGAATTCTCAAAACGGGATTCTCTAATTCAATCGCATCCCAAAGTCCACTATAGTGGGATTTTGGGGGCTTATCTTCAACTTCATGACAGAAAAAACAAAAGGCCACGCAGCCATGCTGACGGCCAGCGTAATATTCGCCCTGAACGTACCCATCACCAAAAGCCTTATACCAGAATGGGTAGCGCCTCCGGCCATGACCACGATGCGGATCGTATTTGCAACGATGATGTTTTGGCTGGTCTCCTTTTTCCAGAAAAAAGAGAAAGTCGATTTGAAAGACTTTCCC
Proteins encoded in this region:
- a CDS encoding S9 family peptidase → MKKLIAVAFACLSITGFAQKHTPERLKAIVNGAFDCKKVNPIRSMADGEHFTQMNSDSTAILRYAYKTGKVVDTLFSVRTARECNFKKFVDYEISQDESKVLVCCDKEQIYRRSYKANYYVYEVKRNLVSPLSKGGKQQMAMFSPNGRLVAFVRDNNLFLEKLDYGTESQITKDGEAGKILYGIPDWLYEEEFEFNRTFAFSPDNSTLAFLRFDKTQVPEYTFPIYKGMAPSHDEYATYPGFESVKYPKAGQPNPKVSVQTFNLMSKVIKTMVLKDEEIEYIPRIRFMPYDGQLAVFTLNRQQNKLTIYAANPGSGLTKILIREENDKYVDIENFDKTAFLADRIVYASEKDGYRHLYDYSPTGVFRKQITKGAWEVTDFLGYNSANGTYYYQSNEGSPLRTAVYAMDAKGRKTRLTAGEGSNTATFSSDFRYFVNAYSNTQTPTVTTINDASGKMLVTIENNTALKAKLNATNLLPKEFFTFKTGKEVSLNGWMIKPASFDAQKRYPVVMVQYSGPGSQNVKDTWTYDWTQHLAQSGYLVVCVDGRGTGGRGTAFRNQTYKHLGLMEAEDQIEAAKYLSTQSYVDKNRLAIWGWSYGGYNTLMALSLGNGIFKAGISIAPNTDWKFYDTAYTERYMQTPGENAEGYELSSPIHYASQLQGNLLLVQGIADDNVHFQNTAEYAEALVQAGKQFEMQIYTNRNHFLTGGNTRQHLYERFMRFLEMNL
- a CDS encoding TIGR01212 family radical SAM protein (This family includes YhcC from E. coli K-12, an uncharacterized radical SAM protein.), yielding MLKQKRYKEFTDFLQLYFPYKVQKISVNAGFTCPNRDGVKGRGGCTYCNNHTFSPEYTHKPESVTQQLEGGVEFFSKKYPEMHYLAYFQSYTNTYSDVDNLRALYEEALSVNKVVGLVISTRPDCVSDAILDLLEELSKKTFILLEFGLESTKDETLEYINRCHTYAESVDAIKRAAARGLNVGAHLILGLPGESREDILNHATEISKLPLRTVKMHQLQLNRHTKMVKQYEEQPEQFHFFTIDEYIDLCIDFTERINPEFFMERFVSQSPKELLIKPDWGTKNAVFIHKLNKRMEEREAWQGRLY